In one window of Pseudoalteromonas sp. GCY DNA:
- a CDS encoding DUF411 domain-containing protein codes for MKKLYLVMTLWLMSAMAYGKSNIELEVFKSPTCGCCELWLNHLTAQGIAHKATDLNYLGSLKSKFGIKQNYQSCHTGVSKNGFIFEGHVPAKFIKQFLQNETLTQDKQNIGLSAPAMPLGSPGMEVGERFMPYQVLLLKKDGSYEVFAEIDSYEEQF; via the coding sequence ATGAAAAAGCTTTATTTAGTGATGACGCTATGGTTAATGAGCGCCATGGCATACGGTAAATCCAATATAGAATTGGAAGTCTTTAAATCCCCAACCTGCGGCTGTTGTGAGCTATGGTTAAATCATTTAACTGCACAAGGTATCGCGCACAAAGCCACCGATTTAAATTATCTTGGCTCACTTAAGAGTAAGTTTGGTATTAAGCAAAATTATCAATCTTGTCACACAGGGGTTTCTAAAAATGGTTTTATTTTTGAAGGGCATGTTCCTGCCAAGTTTATTAAACAGTTTTTGCAAAACGAAACGTTAACTCAAGATAAGCAAAATATCGGCTTAAGTGCGCCGGCAATGCCACTTGGATCGCCCGGTATGGAAGTTGGTGAGCGTTTTATGCCTTATCAAGTATTGCTACTCAAAAAAGATGGGAGCTATGAGGTTTTTGCTGAAATTGACAGTTATGAGGAGCAATTCTAA
- a CDS encoding DUF4336 domain-containing protein encodes MSELIAIGKNIWIHNGPAVPFFGMPYTTRSTIVKLSSGALWVHSPGKLTDELLSELTQLGQVSYLISPNKLHHLFMGDWQEKFPHAIMFASPGVDKKRPDLTFQRQLGDMAEPEWQGDIEQLIFKGSAVMEEVVFFHKESSTLILTDLIENFHPNHFSGFKKVLAKITGIISPNGKTPIDWRTSFVFGKQQARACFSKMAAWQPQYIVIAHGECIETGAGAFLNRSFSWLGINKAA; translated from the coding sequence ATGAGCGAATTAATTGCAATTGGTAAAAACATTTGGATCCACAACGGCCCAGCTGTACCATTTTTTGGCATGCCATACACTACCCGAAGCACCATAGTAAAGCTTTCCTCTGGCGCATTATGGGTCCACTCTCCCGGAAAATTAACGGATGAACTGCTCAGTGAATTAACTCAACTTGGGCAAGTCAGCTATCTAATTTCTCCAAATAAACTTCATCACCTATTTATGGGAGATTGGCAGGAAAAGTTCCCACATGCGATTATGTTTGCTTCTCCAGGTGTCGACAAGAAACGGCCTGATCTTACTTTTCAGCGCCAACTGGGCGACATGGCAGAACCCGAGTGGCAAGGAGATATTGAGCAACTCATTTTTAAAGGCAGCGCGGTGATGGAAGAAGTCGTATTCTTCCACAAAGAGAGCAGTACATTAATTTTGACAGATCTTATCGAGAACTTTCACCCTAACCACTTCTCCGGTTTTAAAAAAGTATTAGCGAAAATCACCGGGATTATTAGCCCTAACGGTAAAACGCCCATAGACTGGCGAACTTCGTTTGTGTTTGGGAAGCAGCAAGCCCGAGCCTGTTTTTCAAAGATGGCTGCTTGGCAACCTCAATATATCGTTATTGCCCATGGTGAATGCATTGAAACAGGTGCTGGTGCATTTTTAAATCGCTCATTTTCTTGGTTGGGTATCAATAAAGCAGCATAA
- a CDS encoding HDOD domain-containing protein — MIDLDDKVLADVKHGFNLPPKPALISELQAALAAPDPDLNDIASIIAHDVSTAAAVLKIINSPLYGLARTVTDVKQAVVFLGLDSISKLVTGFLLKQTFDQRKCCISLERFWDNASDIADSIMVIGNKLKSRVPVENLHLLGLFHDAGIAAMAVNYPDYMETLIAANKDYDKLLVEHEEEKYETNHAIIGYFLAASWNLPQSICQMILCHHDPEFLGSCKDEEQKLAFAALKMAENFVHINKRFVAAPDWHLMKADVLKVLNLDEDDYQDIKEDLDEYFLEQDE; from the coding sequence ATGATAGATCTAGACGACAAAGTGCTAGCTGACGTCAAACATGGTTTTAATTTACCACCTAAGCCCGCGCTAATAAGCGAGTTGCAAGCAGCACTTGCTGCACCGGATCCAGATCTGAACGACATCGCTTCTATCATCGCACATGATGTCAGCACCGCAGCTGCGGTGTTAAAAATCATCAACTCGCCCCTATACGGCTTGGCAAGAACGGTAACTGATGTAAAACAGGCTGTCGTCTTTCTCGGCCTAGACTCTATCAGCAAGCTTGTGACTGGCTTTTTGCTTAAACAAACCTTTGACCAACGTAAATGTTGTATCAGTTTGGAGCGGTTTTGGGATAACGCTTCAGACATCGCAGATAGCATTATGGTGATTGGTAATAAACTTAAATCGCGTGTTCCTGTTGAAAACTTGCACTTACTAGGCTTATTTCACGACGCAGGGATTGCCGCTATGGCGGTAAATTACCCCGATTATATGGAAACGCTCATTGCCGCTAACAAAGATTACGACAAGCTGTTAGTCGAGCACGAAGAGGAAAAGTACGAGACCAATCATGCTATTATCGGCTACTTCCTCGCAGCTTCTTGGAATTTACCACAAAGTATTTGTCAGATGATTTTATGTCATCATGACCCTGAATTTTTGGGAAGCTGTAAAGATGAAGAGCAGAAATTAGCTTTCGCCGCTCTAAAAATGGCGGAAAATTTTGTACATATCAATAAACGTTTTGTTGCCGCGCCTGATTGGCACTTAATGAAAGCAGATGTATTGAAGGTCTTAAATTTAGATGAAGATGATTATCAGGACATCAAAGAAGACCTAGATGAATACTTTTTAGAGCAGGATGAGTAA
- a CDS encoding AbgT family transporter, which produces MHETQQANSQNSAITRFLNGIERVGNKLPDPAIIFLSAMLLIWLLSWLFSGVEFSAIDPRTNQAIVVHNLLDPNALAGFMATMVKTFTGFAPLGVVLVAMLGVGVAEHSGYINTGLKIMLKRTPQALLTPSIILIAIVSHTATDAGYVLVIPLAGVIFYAMGRHPLAGIAAAFAGVSGGFSANFIPSGIDPLLQSFTQSAAQIIDPEIAINPLNNWFFTSASSLFIILLGWYITDKIIEPRLKATEIDGDTESLPSFDEITSKEKKGFVVASMVMLAGIALLVYASSGEDSALRSPSGALTDFSAPLMQSIVPLIFLLFWIPGAVYGFVVGTFKTSKDMIDAMTKAMNSMSYYIVMAFFCALFISAFSHSNLGALLAIEGAQVLKALALPSYVTVIGIIFLTAFVNLFVGSSSAKWALLGPIFVPMLMQLGISPDLTQAAYRVGDSGSNIITPLMPYFPLVVVYCQKYVKSTGIGTLIAMMLPYSIAFLIGWSIFLLIYWMLGIPLGLQASYAYPAGM; this is translated from the coding sequence ATGCACGAAACACAACAAGCGAACTCGCAAAACTCTGCGATCACCCGTTTTTTAAACGGGATAGAGCGGGTGGGGAATAAACTTCCTGATCCTGCAATCATTTTCTTATCAGCAATGTTGCTGATTTGGCTGCTATCTTGGTTATTTTCAGGCGTAGAATTTAGCGCTATTGATCCAAGAACCAATCAGGCGATTGTCGTTCACAATTTATTAGACCCAAATGCGCTTGCCGGATTTATGGCAACGATGGTAAAAACCTTCACGGGATTTGCGCCATTAGGCGTGGTGCTAGTTGCTATGCTAGGTGTGGGTGTTGCTGAACATTCTGGCTATATTAATACTGGCCTTAAAATCATGCTTAAACGCACGCCTCAGGCACTACTAACTCCTTCTATTATTCTTATCGCAATTGTAAGCCACACGGCGACAGATGCCGGATACGTGTTAGTTATTCCGCTTGCCGGTGTTATCTTCTATGCGATGGGAAGACATCCTCTTGCGGGTATTGCAGCGGCATTTGCTGGAGTAAGCGGTGGATTTAGCGCGAACTTTATTCCTTCTGGTATCGATCCGTTGCTACAAAGCTTTACGCAAAGTGCTGCGCAGATCATCGATCCAGAAATCGCGATTAACCCACTAAACAATTGGTTTTTCACCTCTGCATCGAGCTTATTCATTATTTTATTAGGTTGGTATATCACTGATAAAATCATAGAACCAAGACTAAAAGCGACAGAAATTGACGGCGATACAGAGAGTTTGCCTTCGTTTGATGAGATCACCAGTAAAGAAAAGAAAGGCTTTGTGGTAGCGTCCATGGTGATGTTAGCAGGTATCGCGTTATTGGTTTATGCATCAAGCGGCGAAGACTCCGCGCTACGCAGTCCGTCGGGCGCTTTAACTGATTTTAGCGCGCCGTTAATGCAATCAATTGTGCCACTTATTTTCCTGCTGTTTTGGATCCCAGGTGCGGTATACGGTTTCGTTGTCGGTACGTTTAAAACCTCAAAAGACATGATTGATGCCATGACCAAAGCCATGAATAGCATGTCTTACTATATTGTTATGGCGTTTTTCTGTGCACTTTTCATCAGTGCCTTCAGCCATTCAAATTTGGGTGCATTGCTTGCCATTGAAGGGGCTCAAGTATTAAAAGCATTGGCGCTTCCAAGCTATGTTACTGTGATTGGTATTATCTTCCTAACCGCATTTGTAAACCTATTTGTGGGGTCAAGCTCTGCGAAGTGGGCGTTACTGGGGCCGATTTTTGTTCCAATGTTAATGCAATTGGGTATTTCACCAGATTTAACACAAGCGGCTTATCGTGTTGGTGATTCTGGCTCAAATATAATCACTCCGCTTATGCCTTACTTCCCGCTGGTTGTGGTTTACTGCCAGAAATACGTTAAGTCGACAGGAATAGGTACATTGATAGCGATGATGTTGCCTTACTCGATTGCCTTTTTGATTGGTTGGAGCATCTTCTTATTGATCTACTGGATGCTTGGTATTCCGCTAGGTCTGCAAGCGAGTTATGCATATCCAGCTGGAATGTAA
- a CDS encoding outer membrane beta-barrel protein, whose translation MKFASVATILALVVSSNVSAADYGDFGVSIYGGKTYSSDIKTSRHQKYELEDDSHFGLSIDKYVPEGRYGFYYGKTETQLTAYPLNKVEMEYLLFQSAVVRPLTDNLDVYLGLQIGATFVDPNFIDSDTFFASGLYTGFEYNLGAGFHLGAEARWIATILNNNSKVTCDVDPETQNTCSWHFDNEIMSQYQASATLSYRFSL comes from the coding sequence ATGAAATTTGCTTCAGTAGCTACTATTTTGGCGTTAGTTGTTTCGAGCAACGTCAGTGCCGCAGACTATGGAGACTTTGGTGTCTCAATATATGGTGGCAAAACTTACAGCAGTGATATCAAAACTTCTCGCCATCAAAAGTATGAATTAGAAGACGATTCGCACTTTGGATTAAGTATCGATAAATATGTACCTGAAGGCCGTTATGGCTTCTACTACGGAAAAACTGAGACCCAACTTACCGCTTATCCGCTAAATAAAGTGGAAATGGAATATCTATTATTTCAAAGTGCAGTGGTACGCCCTCTCACAGACAACTTAGATGTTTATCTAGGCTTACAAATTGGTGCGACCTTTGTTGACCCTAATTTTATCGACTCTGACACTTTCTTTGCATCAGGGTTATACACGGGTTTTGAATACAACCTTGGCGCAGGTTTTCATCTCGGTGCTGAAGCACGATGGATTGCAACTATCCTCAACAACAACTCTAAAGTCACTTGCGATGTCGATCCAGAAACCCAAAATACCTGTAGCTGGCACTTCGACAACGAAATAATGAGCCAATATCAAGCGAGTGCAACATTAAGTTATCGCTTTTCGCTCTAA
- a CDS encoding LysE family transporter: MQASPWILQVAKLIGAAYLIYIAIQLLKSAGTIQLDAEDPGRYRN, translated from the coding sequence ATGCAAGCCTCACCTTGGATCTTACAAGTAGCTAAATTAATCGGCGCTGCATATCTTATCTACATCGCCATTCAACTACTCAAAAGTGCAGGAACGATTCAACTAGATGCAGAAGATCCAGGCCGCTACCGAAACTAA
- a CDS encoding efflux RND transporter permease subunit, producing MIQAIIRWSVYNRFFVVLLTLMLVGAGLFTLKNTPVDAIPDLSDVQVIVKTPYPGQAPQVVQDQVTFPLTTAMLSVPGAKTVRGYSFFGDSYVYVIFDDKTDLYWARSRVLEYLSQVAPQLPDAAKPQLGPDATGVGWVYLYALVDKTGKHDISQLRSLQDWFLKFELQSVAGVSEVAPIGGMVKQYQVQVDPNKLRAYGIPLTHVQQALQRGNQESGASVIEMAEAEYMVTSTGYIQNVKDIEAIPLGQAVKGTPLTIADVASVNIGPQMRRGIAELNGEGEVVGGVVVMRFGENAQKTIDGVKQKLAELQQGLPEGVEVVTVYDRSELITNAIDNLWSKLLEELVVVALVCVVFLFHIRSSVVAVITLPLGILVAFIVMYFQGVNANIMSLGGIAIAIGAMTDGAIVMIENMHKHMEKTPLNDENRWEIVAKSASEVGPALFFSLLIITVSFLPVFILEAQEGRMFAPLAYTKTYAMAASAGLAITLIPVLMGYFIRGKVVPEHKNPINRMLVGAYTPLLKQVLRFPKLTLLVAAAITVVGFYPMDKIGSEFIPPLDEGDLMYMPTTYPSISIGKAREILQQTDKLIATVPEVKNVFGKIGRAETATDPAPLTMIETFIQLKPKDQWREGMTTEKLKAELDKLVQFPGLTNAWVMPIKTRIDMLATGIKTPVGIKVAGPDLDTIQKIGQDLERILSKVEGTASVYSERVAGGRYIKVDIQRDKAARFGLNIADVQQVVATAIGGMDVTQTIEGQERYPVSLRYPQDLRDSPEALRKLPIVTAEGLNIALGDVATIYIENGPPGIKSENARINGWTFIDLDGVDVGSYVAAAKQVLSEQLELPAGYSISWAGQYEYMERAKAKLTYVVPLTLGIIIVLLYLNFRSFSEVAIIMATLPMAMIGGLWLLYLEGFNFSVAVGVGFIALAGVAVEIGVIMLVYLNQAISELKEKQPIITLEAINNAILEGAGKRIRPVMMTVATIIIGLLPILYGSGTGSEVMSRIAAPMVGGMASALLLTLVVLPVVYMLMIRWRLRVTS from the coding sequence ATGATCCAAGCAATAATTCGCTGGTCAGTATACAACCGTTTTTTTGTGGTACTGCTGACACTTATGCTGGTGGGGGCTGGGCTATTTACCCTTAAAAACACACCTGTCGACGCCATTCCGGACTTGTCTGATGTACAAGTAATTGTCAAAACACCTTATCCAGGACAGGCACCACAAGTGGTCCAAGATCAGGTGACATTTCCGCTGACCACGGCAATGCTCTCCGTGCCGGGCGCAAAAACCGTACGTGGTTATTCCTTCTTTGGGGATTCCTATGTTTACGTTATTTTTGACGATAAAACGGATCTTTACTGGGCGCGTAGCCGTGTGCTCGAATATCTAAGTCAAGTCGCACCTCAATTACCTGATGCAGCAAAGCCGCAATTGGGCCCTGATGCCACTGGGGTGGGTTGGGTGTATCTTTATGCGCTCGTTGATAAAACCGGTAAACACGATATTAGCCAACTACGCAGCTTACAAGATTGGTTCTTAAAGTTTGAGCTGCAATCGGTTGCTGGCGTGTCAGAAGTGGCGCCGATTGGCGGTATGGTGAAACAGTATCAAGTACAGGTTGATCCCAATAAACTGCGCGCATACGGCATTCCGCTTACGCATGTACAGCAGGCGTTGCAACGTGGCAACCAAGAATCGGGTGCTTCCGTGATTGAGATGGCCGAAGCTGAATATATGGTGACAAGTACTGGATATATTCAAAACGTTAAAGACATTGAGGCCATACCTCTTGGGCAAGCAGTAAAGGGTACACCATTAACGATAGCAGACGTTGCATCTGTCAATATCGGACCGCAAATGCGTCGTGGCATTGCCGAGCTTAACGGCGAGGGAGAAGTTGTGGGCGGTGTTGTGGTTATGCGCTTTGGAGAAAACGCGCAAAAAACCATAGATGGGGTGAAGCAAAAGCTCGCCGAGCTACAACAAGGCTTGCCTGAAGGGGTGGAAGTGGTAACGGTTTATGATCGCTCCGAACTTATCACCAATGCTATTGATAATCTTTGGTCTAAGCTGCTCGAAGAGCTGGTGGTGGTGGCACTAGTGTGTGTGGTGTTCTTATTTCATATTCGCTCTTCGGTGGTTGCGGTGATCACTTTGCCACTTGGCATTTTGGTTGCTTTTATCGTGATGTACTTTCAAGGTGTGAACGCAAATATCATGTCTCTTGGTGGGATTGCCATAGCTATCGGGGCGATGACCGACGGTGCAATCGTGATGATTGAAAACATGCACAAACACATGGAAAAAACGCCACTCAACGATGAAAACCGCTGGGAAATCGTCGCAAAGTCGGCTTCCGAAGTCGGTCCTGCGCTTTTCTTTAGTTTGTTGATTATCACCGTGAGCTTCTTACCTGTGTTTATTCTTGAGGCGCAAGAAGGGCGTATGTTTGCACCATTGGCATATACTAAAACGTATGCGATGGCCGCATCGGCGGGGCTAGCCATCACACTTATTCCTGTGCTGATGGGGTACTTTATTCGCGGTAAAGTTGTGCCTGAGCATAAAAACCCAATCAATCGAATGTTGGTTGGCGCGTATACGCCGCTATTAAAGCAAGTATTACGCTTTCCCAAGCTGACGTTGCTGGTCGCTGCAGCTATTACAGTCGTTGGATTTTATCCAATGGATAAAATCGGCAGCGAGTTTATCCCACCTTTGGATGAAGGGGATTTAATGTATATGCCGACCACATATCCAAGTATCTCGATTGGTAAAGCAAGAGAAATCTTACAGCAAACCGACAAGTTGATAGCGACGGTACCTGAGGTAAAAAATGTCTTTGGTAAAATCGGTCGTGCTGAAACCGCAACCGATCCAGCCCCGTTGACGATGATTGAGACCTTTATTCAATTAAAACCTAAAGATCAGTGGCGAGAGGGGATGACGACTGAAAAGCTCAAAGCAGAACTCGATAAGCTGGTGCAGTTTCCGGGCTTAACTAATGCTTGGGTGATGCCTATTAAAACGCGTATTGATATGCTCGCAACGGGGATTAAAACGCCTGTCGGGATTAAAGTCGCAGGTCCAGATTTAGATACTATCCAAAAGATTGGTCAAGATCTTGAACGTATTCTGAGTAAGGTAGAGGGCACCGCTTCGGTCTATTCAGAGCGGGTAGCTGGGGGGCGCTATATTAAGGTCGATATTCAACGTGATAAAGCCGCGCGATTTGGGCTAAATATTGCCGATGTCCAGCAAGTGGTCGCAACTGCAATTGGTGGAATGGATGTCACGCAGACCATTGAAGGACAAGAGCGCTATCCGGTTAGTTTGCGCTACCCGCAAGACTTAAGAGATTCTCCAGAAGCGCTGCGAAAGCTCCCGATTGTTACCGCTGAGGGGTTAAATATTGCCCTAGGTGATGTTGCAACTATCTATATTGAAAATGGGCCGCCAGGTATTAAAAGCGAGAACGCTCGCATTAATGGTTGGACGTTTATTGATTTAGACGGTGTCGATGTTGGTAGCTATGTGGCAGCCGCCAAACAAGTGCTGAGCGAGCAGCTGGAATTACCAGCAGGTTATTCCATCAGCTGGGCTGGTCAATACGAGTATATGGAGCGCGCGAAAGCTAAATTGACTTATGTGGTACCGCTCACGCTTGGGATCATTATCGTTTTGCTCTATTTGAACTTTAGAAGTTTTAGCGAAGTGGCGATCATCATGGCAACGCTACCCATGGCGATGATTGGTGGGTTATGGTTACTATACCTAGAGGGTTTTAACTTTTCGGTCGCAGTTGGCGTTGGCTTTATTGCACTGGCAGGTGTTGCTGTTGAAATCGGGGTGATCATGCTCGTGTATCTCAACCAAGCCATAAGCGAGCTTAAGGAGAAACAACCGATCATAACCCTTGAGGCTATTAATAACGCTATTTTAGAAGGCGCGGGTAAACGTATTCGTCCAGTCATGATGACGGTGGCAACGATTATCATTGGGCTATTGCCAATCCTTTACGGCTCAGGCACTGGCTCTGAGGTAATGAGCCGCATTGCCGCGCCTATGGTGGGCGGTATGGCAAGCGCGCTATTGCTCACCTTAGTCGTGCTACCTGTAGTTTATATGTTGATGATCCGTTGGCGTCTAAGAGTGACAAGTTAG
- a CDS encoding efflux RND transporter periplasmic adaptor subunit: protein MNNNLKMTLVAVTTLTVGVLVGMDLSSSNESAVTQNAEKAPLYWVAPMDPNYRRDKPGKSPMGMDLVPVYEEESANAKFGEGVVEIAPHVENNLGVRTAVVMRQAMSHQIRTVGYVQYNEDSLVHIHPRVEGWVETLYVKAAGDPVKQGEPLYTLYSPQLVNAQEEYLIARKRNNQALINAAHKRLKALHLSDDFINTLKKTGEVHQSITFYARQSGVLDGLQIREGFYVKPGTTLMSIAKLDEIWVEADVFERDAMLVAQGQAVSMRLDFLPGRTWRGQVDYVYPSLNEKTRTLRVRLRFDNSDALLKPNMFAQVNIHADSRDNVLQVPSESVIRTAKQNRVVVEVAPGSFKSVAVELGQIGDENIEILNGLNEGDKIVTSAHFLIDSQSSITSDFMRMAPVAEAKSVWIEGEIQSVNYQSRVVNIDHQPVPEWEWPEMVMDFTVAESVDVGELNAGQTLHFEATKQDDGSVLLTGIHIMSEGSTTENTLPTATVGGVINAITPDTRVLNISRDAIEKWDRPATTMDFVAAEHIDLSQLMTGMKVTFTFEVGDEFVVTDIKPAGEMSMNMHSGH, encoded by the coding sequence ATGAATAACAACTTAAAAATGACGCTTGTTGCCGTCACTACATTAACGGTCGGCGTGCTAGTTGGGATGGATCTCTCTTCAAGTAACGAGTCTGCCGTAACGCAAAACGCTGAGAAAGCGCCGCTTTATTGGGTTGCGCCTATGGATCCGAACTATCGTCGTGATAAGCCCGGTAAGTCTCCGATGGGAATGGATCTCGTGCCTGTGTACGAAGAAGAGTCCGCGAATGCAAAATTTGGTGAGGGGGTTGTGGAGATAGCTCCTCACGTTGAAAACAACTTGGGCGTTCGTACCGCGGTGGTCATGCGTCAAGCGATGTCTCATCAAATCCGTACTGTTGGGTATGTTCAATACAACGAAGATAGCTTAGTTCACATTCACCCCCGAGTTGAGGGCTGGGTTGAAACGCTCTACGTGAAAGCAGCAGGAGATCCAGTGAAGCAAGGCGAGCCATTGTATACCTTATACTCGCCGCAACTGGTCAATGCGCAAGAAGAATACCTTATTGCTAGAAAGCGTAATAATCAGGCGCTGATAAACGCAGCACACAAAAGGCTCAAGGCATTGCACCTGAGTGATGACTTTATCAATACGCTTAAAAAAACGGGTGAAGTGCATCAAAGCATTACCTTTTATGCGCGTCAATCTGGGGTGTTGGATGGACTCCAGATCCGAGAAGGGTTTTACGTAAAGCCAGGCACAACGCTTATGAGTATCGCCAAACTTGACGAAATTTGGGTCGAAGCTGACGTATTTGAACGTGATGCTATGTTGGTCGCTCAGGGACAAGCTGTTTCCATGAGGTTAGACTTTTTACCCGGCAGAACGTGGCGAGGGCAAGTCGATTATGTCTACCCCTCACTCAATGAAAAAACACGGACACTTAGAGTAAGGCTTAGATTTGACAACAGTGATGCGCTGTTAAAGCCGAATATGTTTGCACAAGTAAACATTCATGCCGATTCTCGTGACAATGTATTGCAAGTGCCGAGTGAATCTGTGATCCGTACCGCCAAACAAAACCGTGTTGTCGTTGAAGTTGCACCCGGTAGCTTTAAATCGGTTGCCGTTGAACTGGGTCAAATTGGTGATGAAAACATTGAAATCCTCAATGGTCTTAACGAAGGAGACAAGATAGTTACGTCAGCCCATTTCCTGATTGATTCTCAATCGAGCATTACTTCTGACTTTATGCGTATGGCGCCAGTTGCTGAGGCTAAGTCAGTTTGGATTGAAGGAGAAATTCAAAGCGTGAACTACCAAAGCCGAGTGGTGAATATCGATCATCAACCCGTACCTGAGTGGGAATGGCCTGAAATGGTGATGGACTTTACAGTGGCTGAAAGTGTCGATGTTGGAGAATTAAACGCTGGACAGACTTTGCATTTTGAAGCCACGAAACAGGATGACGGTAGCGTATTACTGACTGGCATTCACATTATGTCCGAAGGAAGTACGACCGAAAATACCTTACCAACAGCAACAGTGGGTGGCGTGATAAACGCTATCACCCCTGACACCCGAGTGCTTAATATTTCTCGCGACGCCATTGAAAAATGGGACCGTCCCGCAACAACGATGGACTTTGTTGCAGCAGAGCACATTGATTTAAGCCAGCTTATGACGGGAATGAAGGTGACTTTCACCTTTGAAGTGGGTGACGAATTTGTGGTGACTGATATCAAACCTGCAGGTGAGATGTCGATGAATATGCACTCAGGCCACTAA
- a CDS encoding TolC family protein → MTIKVSLFIATLILPQIAQANIATLEQAIDAAISNDPWLKSSQYKRSAMQSMSREALSYPDPQVSIGMMNLPVDSWEFNQEGMTQLKVGVMQMLPRGDSLEIKSQQLALDAKKQPILQADRKAQVRRDVSQVWLDIVQAKKTLELIERDSVLFDQMVEIANASYSNALGATRQQDVIRAQLEVMQLDDKRSAAYQQLNTAKAKLSQWLLNDAFTNSNALSVLDQNEVTLPLIRSIAPKLMQQRPVDSQAVVQHLTHHPLVVAADVDTYRANQGVKLAEQAYKPQFSVNASYAYRDDAPDQMSRTDFFSVGVSFDVPLFTDGKQDQQKAAATAQVEASKTERLLVLKQLFSNLNGEIQTIQRLQERQSLYAKSIVAQSAEQAEAALTAYTNDDGDFSEVVRARIAKLNAQLSALSIDIALLKAVVRSNYYLAQIEEGASHE, encoded by the coding sequence ATGACAATCAAAGTTTCCCTGTTTATCGCAACTCTGATACTGCCACAGATAGCACAGGCCAACATTGCAACGTTAGAGCAAGCAATAGATGCCGCCATCAGCAACGATCCTTGGCTTAAATCTAGCCAATACAAGCGTTCTGCGATGCAGTCGATGAGCCGTGAAGCGCTAAGCTATCCTGATCCTCAGGTGTCCATCGGCATGATGAACCTGCCTGTTGATAGTTGGGAGTTTAACCAAGAAGGGATGACCCAGCTTAAAGTTGGTGTGATGCAGATGTTGCCGCGAGGAGATAGCCTCGAAATTAAGAGCCAGCAATTGGCACTTGACGCGAAAAAGCAACCGATTTTACAAGCGGATAGAAAAGCGCAAGTGCGCCGCGACGTTTCTCAAGTGTGGCTTGATATTGTACAAGCCAAAAAGACGTTAGAACTGATTGAACGCGATAGTGTGCTGTTTGACCAAATGGTAGAAATCGCCAATGCTAGCTACTCCAATGCGCTGGGTGCAACACGCCAGCAAGATGTGATCCGTGCTCAGCTTGAGGTGATGCAATTAGACGACAAGCGTTCCGCGGCTTATCAGCAGCTTAACACCGCTAAGGCAAAGCTTTCGCAGTGGCTATTAAATGATGCATTCACTAATTCAAATGCGCTGAGTGTCCTTGATCAAAACGAAGTGACACTGCCGTTGATCCGCTCAATTGCACCAAAGTTAATGCAGCAACGCCCAGTTGATAGCCAAGCTGTAGTACAACATTTGACTCATCACCCGTTGGTTGTTGCAGCCGACGTTGATACATACCGCGCCAATCAAGGGGTAAAGTTAGCTGAGCAGGCGTATAAACCACAGTTTTCCGTCAATGCGAGTTATGCGTATCGGGATGATGCACCGGATCAGATGTCTCGCACTGACTTTTTTAGCGTTGGTGTGTCATTCGACGTTCCGTTATTTACAGATGGAAAACAAGACCAGCAAAAAGCGGCAGCGACTGCACAAGTTGAGGCGAGTAAAACGGAGCGGTTGCTGGTGCTAAAGCAGCTGTTTTCAAACTTAAATGGAGAAATTCAAACTATCCAAAGATTACAAGAGAGGCAATCGCTATATGCAAAATCAATTGTGGCACAAAGCGCTGAACAGGCCGAAGCTGCATTGACCGCTTATACCAATGATGACGGCGACTTTTCCGAGGTAGTGAGGGCGCGCATTGCGAAACTGAATGCCCAGTTATCAGCGCTTTCCATTGATATTGCATTGTTAAAAGCGGTGGTACGCAGTAACTACTATTTGGCTCAAATTGAAGAGGGTGCAAGCCATGAATAA